Proteins from a genomic interval of Paenibacillus sp. RC334:
- a CDS encoding winged helix-turn-helix domain-containing protein produces MIDLNSSVNLLHAFKDNQKMLNAIGDETRQAIIITLMQSAGTPGMRVGEITERTNLSRPAVLHHLTEKFVPSKELPANIALLRIQLVKMHVFKFELINLVASNLEPEKSMENRHSSKVRPD; encoded by the coding sequence ATGATTGATCTGAACAGCAGCGTTAATCTGTTACATGCGTTCAAAGATAATCAGAAGATGCTAAACGCTATTGGTGACGAAACCAGGCAAGCGATTATTATAACTTTAATGCAGAGTGCGGGAACGCCCGGTATGAGGGTTGGGGAAATTACAGAACGAACCAACTTATCCCGTCCAGCAGTTTTGCATCACCTGACTGAGAAATTTGTACCATCTAAAGAGTTACCAGCGAATATCGCATTATTGAGAATACAATTAGTAAAAATGCATGTCTTCAAATTCGAATTAATAAATCTCGTGGCTTCAAATTTAGAGCCTGAAAAGTCAATGGAGAATAGACACTCCTCAAAAGTAAGACCTGACTGA
- a CDS encoding MerR family transcriptional regulator, whose translation MLYSMTYVVENLNVSAKTLRFYEEQGILPNISRDEKGRRVYSEQQIDWISFIRCLKETGMPLSKIKDYKELYELGNITYLQREEMLMQHKLEVQKKIDESFKHLEEINYKIAMYGLQKEEVMKNPNYNFKCHGLEIKTVN comes from the coding sequence ATGTTGTATTCAATGACATATGTAGTGGAGAATTTAAATGTATCTGCAAAGACGCTTCGATTTTATGAAGAGCAAGGGATATTACCAAATATATCTCGTGACGAAAAAGGCCGTAGAGTTTATAGCGAACAACAAATAGATTGGATTTCTTTTATTCGTTGCCTCAAAGAGACAGGCATGCCTCTTTCAAAAATAAAGGATTACAAGGAACTTTATGAATTGGGAAATATTACCTATTTACAAAGAGAAGAAATGTTGATGCAGCATAAATTGGAAGTGCAGAAGAAAATTGACGAAAGTTTTAAACACTTAGAAGAAATAAACTATAAAATAGCCATGTATGGACTTCAGAAAGAAGAGGTTATGAAAAACCCCAACTATAACTTTAAATGTCACGGCCTGGAGATTAAGACGGTGAATTAA
- a CDS encoding NADH-dependent flavin oxidoreductase: MNQKYSRLFESFTFRNGITIKNSIVMAPMTTWSSNDDLTISDDEVKYYKQRVNGVGLVITGCTHVTPNGQGFTNEFAGYNDEFTPSLRKLAEAAKSGGAPAILQIFHAGNKAVPGLDAVSASALQPEVTNLGSTSETRELSHEEILSIIRAFGDTTRRAIEAGFDGVEIHGAHGFLIQNFWSPATNQRTDQWGGSLENRLRFPLAIIEEIKIVIEKHATKPFILGFRFSPEESSKVDGLRMKDTYELIDILVEQDLDYIHASLDNVSSKPVDSQDEKTRLELILERANGKVPVMAAGSIITPDDALKAMELGLPLVAIGHALIMDPNWVEKVANGREAEVDSELNVSKLNQLNIPEKLWNVFQEMPGWFNISK, translated from the coding sequence ATGAATCAGAAATACAGTAGGTTATTTGAATCCTTCACATTCAGAAATGGAATAACAATTAAGAATAGTATCGTTATGGCACCTATGACAACCTGGTCAAGTAACGACGATCTTACCATTTCGGATGACGAAGTAAAGTATTACAAACAAAGAGTGAATGGAGTAGGACTCGTCATTACAGGGTGTACTCATGTTACACCTAATGGGCAGGGTTTTACGAATGAATTCGCTGGGTACAATGATGAATTTACTCCAAGTCTACGAAAATTAGCTGAGGCAGCGAAAAGTGGAGGCGCCCCTGCGATCCTACAGATTTTCCATGCTGGCAATAAAGCCGTGCCTGGATTGGATGCAGTTAGTGCGAGTGCATTGCAACCCGAAGTTACTAATTTAGGTTCAACTTCAGAAACAAGAGAACTATCACATGAGGAGATCTTGTCGATTATACGTGCTTTTGGAGACACAACGAGAAGAGCGATTGAAGCCGGATTTGATGGCGTCGAAATTCATGGGGCTCATGGATTTTTAATTCAGAATTTCTGGTCGCCAGCGACAAATCAACGGACGGACCAATGGGGAGGATCACTTGAAAATCGCTTGCGTTTTCCATTGGCAATTATTGAAGAAATCAAAATTGTCATTGAAAAACATGCTACAAAACCATTCATTTTAGGATTCCGATTTTCCCCTGAAGAATCCTCCAAAGTGGACGGATTACGTATGAAAGACACGTATGAATTAATTGATATCCTTGTTGAACAGGATTTAGATTATATACATGCTTCATTAGACAATGTGTCTTCAAAGCCAGTAGATAGTCAAGATGAAAAAACACGGCTTGAATTAATTCTTGAAAGAGCAAACGGTAAGGTACCTGTGATGGCTGCTGGTTCCATAATAACACCGGATGATGCTCTTAAAGCTATGGAATTAGGTTTGCCGCTAGTCGCCATTGGGCATGCGTTAATTATGGATCCTAATTGGGTTGAAAAGGTCGCAAATGGACGTGAAGCCGAGGTAGATTCTGAATTGAACGTTTCGAAACTCAACCAGCTTAATATTCCAGAGAAACTTTGGAATGTATTTCAAGAAATGCCAGGTTGGTTTAATATTAGTAAATAA
- a CDS encoding heavy metal translocating P-type ATPase codes for MQAVQQLQKTLSPSDRILSKNSGSGRPGPNRKPQFQLKSMLKNKEMQAALGSGTLMLMAWGVSHWSQWLAVILYVVSYALGGWSKAREGIETLVRERELDVNLLMIAASLGAAAIGYWNEGAMLIFIFALSGALESYTTERSSKDISELMALKPETALRLSREGTETVGIEQLLPGDLLLVKPGELIPADGRISKGVSAVNQASITGESIPVNKAAGDEVYAGTINGEGVLYVEVSQSSEGTLFSKIIRMVEEAQTEVPDSQRFIKRFESIYARIVVAVTLIVIAGAPMVLGWTWAAAFYKAMVFLVVASPCALVSSIMPVMLSAISNRARRGILFKGGAHVENMALTSVVAFDKTGTLTIGSPVVTDWITATGYDVNELLRIVAAIESYSMHPLARAIVAKAEAELGQRELPAVEQVHSLTGWGMEGMVDGVRWKIGRTDALDDAGPLAEPEWVETRARLEAEGKTVSIILADDRIVGMLALRDELRPQAQEAVRRLQAQGIQVVMLTGDRPETAAVIAAQAGVDAVYAGLMPEDKVNHIRMLREQYGHVVMVGDGVNDAPALAAATVGLGMGMHGSGAALEVADVVLMNDGIEEIAPTVALARKAQRVVKQNMIFAVSVILLLIISNFVQDIALPFGVIGHEGSTLLVILNGLRLLRS; via the coding sequence ATGCAAGCAGTTCAACAACTTCAAAAGACATTGTCTCCCTCTGATCGGATACTTTCAAAAAACAGCGGCAGCGGACGGCCAGGCCCGAATCGCAAACCACAATTCCAGCTCAAAAGCATGCTGAAAAACAAGGAGATGCAGGCTGCTCTGGGCAGTGGAACACTTATGCTGATGGCATGGGGCGTCTCGCATTGGTCGCAATGGCTGGCGGTCATCCTGTATGTGGTTTCCTACGCCCTAGGTGGCTGGTCTAAAGCTAGAGAAGGCATTGAGACGCTGGTCCGTGAACGTGAACTGGATGTCAACCTGCTCATGATCGCAGCGTCATTGGGGGCTGCGGCTATTGGCTATTGGAATGAAGGAGCAATGCTGATCTTCATTTTTGCACTCAGCGGTGCACTGGAGAGCTATACCACCGAGCGCAGCAGCAAGGATATTTCCGAGCTGATGGCGTTGAAGCCGGAAACGGCTTTGCGTCTGTCCCGCGAGGGGACAGAAACGGTCGGTATTGAGCAACTGCTGCCGGGTGATCTGCTGCTGGTGAAGCCGGGCGAGCTGATTCCGGCGGATGGCCGGATTTCCAAGGGGGTTTCGGCGGTGAATCAGGCATCTATTACCGGGGAATCCATTCCGGTGAACAAAGCGGCGGGTGATGAGGTATATGCGGGCACCATTAACGGGGAAGGCGTGCTGTACGTGGAGGTTAGTCAATCCTCCGAAGGCACTCTATTTTCAAAAATCATCCGTATGGTGGAGGAAGCGCAGACAGAGGTCCCCGATTCCCAACGGTTTATCAAAAGGTTCGAGTCGATTTACGCCCGAATTGTTGTTGCGGTTACGCTGATTGTTATTGCAGGTGCGCCAATGGTATTGGGATGGACGTGGGCAGCGGCATTTTACAAGGCAATGGTATTTCTCGTTGTGGCCTCACCATGCGCACTCGTGTCGTCCATTATGCCAGTCATGCTGTCGGCTATTTCCAACCGTGCCCGTCGGGGCATCCTGTTCAAAGGTGGTGCGCATGTGGAAAATATGGCGCTGACATCTGTCGTCGCCTTTGACAAAACAGGTACGCTGACCATCGGTTCGCCTGTTGTAACCGACTGGATTACCGCCACAGGCTACGATGTTAATGAACTGTTACGCATTGTCGCGGCAATAGAAAGCTACTCCATGCATCCGTTGGCACGAGCGATTGTAGCCAAAGCCGAAGCTGAATTGGGGCAGCGAGAGCTTCCCGCAGTGGAGCAAGTACATTCTCTAACCGGATGGGGAATGGAAGGCATGGTAGACGGGGTGAGGTGGAAAATCGGGCGCACGGATGCGCTGGATGACGCTGGCCCGCTGGCAGAGCCGGAATGGGTAGAAACACGTGCCCGGCTGGAAGCCGAGGGTAAAACCGTATCCATTATCCTCGCGGATGACAGGATAGTTGGGATGCTGGCACTGCGCGACGAGCTGCGGCCACAGGCGCAGGAGGCGGTGAGACGCCTGCAAGCGCAGGGAATTCAGGTCGTTATGCTGACCGGAGATCGCCCGGAAACCGCCGCCGTGATCGCGGCGCAGGCCGGAGTCGATGCGGTATACGCTGGTCTGATGCCGGAGGACAAAGTCAATCATATTCGCATGCTTCGGGAGCAGTACGGGCATGTCGTCATGGTCGGCGACGGTGTGAACGATGCTCCGGCACTGGCTGCCGCAACGGTCGGACTGGGCATGGGTATGCATGGTAGTGGAGCCGCACTGGAGGTCGCGGATGTGGTGCTGATGAACGATGGCATCGAAGAGATTGCCCCGACGGTAGCACTGGCACGCAAGGCACAACGGGTGGTCAAGCAGAATATGATCTTCGCCGTAAGTGTCATTTTACTGCTCATCATTAGCAACTTTGTGCAAGATATAGCTTTGCCATTTGGCGTTATCGGGCATGAGGGCAGCACGTTGCTTGTCATTTTGAACGGCTTGCGCTTGCTGCGGTCATAA
- a CDS encoding PEP-utilizing protein, translating to MEAKLMHVFAELLSEKNSRDCDDPESGSKVAAAQRLAIESVLAGCSEVSASQEEDPLGWLVGLAEQGRISQEEALLAADSELIEEMLLNNGNDDREAMTTLLEWGDEYRRTFIRIYADDPAHVNYTSKESAIGLSMGSLDGYSLLHGPLSQSSSRVAELCRAYLDAAESGHTIHGPDGEPDPLLIPGSRASDTYKAFNQASGLPGLCEHLSRRIIGLLETEYEGLFESLNGLPLTIALIEQNNAVGIGSLQDMQLEALLRAALRSVQRGGEPQLEIVVRNPAGVNQFQATRDWIDGVAEQTLCGRLRCIPYRVGVLLTVDAPSKLNVSQTWNRQAKPSHESASANLMPEVKAQQIKQAVQAADMARFADAVILEIAPIPSYNGEAVHRLNQPVAGSFENTSETIKCMTHAIRGVKSELPVWVALDVIHDSLDEAAIWGSGLTGVICPEKAASVARLAAARFGLLQQAEQQQGSVALQSPAQRFPL from the coding sequence ATGGAGGCTAAACTGATGCATGTATTCGCAGAACTATTGAGTGAAAAAAACAGTCGGGATTGCGATGACCCCGAGTCAGGGAGTAAGGTCGCTGCTGCACAGAGACTGGCTATCGAGTCGGTGCTGGCAGGGTGCAGTGAAGTATCTGCCTCACAGGAGGAAGACCCGCTGGGCTGGCTGGTCGGATTAGCCGAACAGGGCAGGATCAGTCAAGAGGAGGCGTTGCTGGCTGCGGACTCCGAGCTAATAGAGGAAATGCTGCTGAATAACGGCAACGATGACAGGGAAGCGATGACCACACTGCTGGAGTGGGGCGATGAATACAGGCGTACATTCATACGTATCTATGCTGATGATCCTGCCCATGTGAATTATACAAGCAAGGAGTCAGCGATAGGGCTAAGTATGGGCAGCCTTGATGGCTATAGTCTTCTGCACGGCCCCTTGTCGCAGTCGTCCAGCCGTGTGGCTGAATTATGCCGTGCCTATCTGGACGCGGCAGAGTCCGGGCATACGATTCATGGTCCTGACGGGGAGCCTGACCCCCTCCTTATTCCAGGCTCCCGTGCATCAGACACGTACAAAGCCTTTAATCAGGCATCTGGCTTGCCCGGATTGTGTGAGCATCTGTCCCGGCGAATTATCGGGCTGCTGGAAACAGAGTATGAAGGCTTGTTCGAGTCTCTGAACGGATTACCACTCACAATCGCCCTGATCGAACAAAACAATGCGGTGGGCATCGGAAGCTTGCAAGATATGCAGTTGGAGGCGTTGCTGCGTGCGGCGTTGCGAAGTGTGCAGCGGGGGGGAGAACCGCAGTTGGAGATTGTGGTGCGCAATCCGGCTGGCGTGAACCAATTCCAGGCAACCCGGGACTGGATAGACGGCGTTGCGGAGCAGACCTTATGCGGCCGCCTGCGGTGCATTCCATATCGGGTAGGCGTGCTTTTGACGGTCGATGCCCCCTCGAAGCTCAACGTCAGCCAAACATGGAACAGGCAGGCCAAACCGTCTCATGAGTCTGCCAGCGCCAACCTCATGCCGGAAGTGAAAGCGCAACAGATCAAGCAGGCGGTTCAAGCCGCAGATATGGCGCGTTTTGCCGATGCGGTGATTTTGGAAATCGCACCGATTCCATCATATAATGGCGAGGCCGTGCATCGGTTGAATCAACCCGTTGCTGGTAGTTTTGAGAACACCAGTGAAACGATAAAATGCATGACGCACGCTATTCGGGGTGTGAAATCCGAGCTGCCCGTATGGGTGGCGTTAGATGTTATTCACGATTCGCTGGATGAAGCTGCCATCTGGGGAAGCGGGCTAACGGGCGTGATTTGCCCGGAAAAAGCAGCTTCCGTTGCACGTCTTGCGGCTGCACGCTTCGGACTGCTGCAACAAGCAGAGCAGCAACAAGGCTCTGTTGCTCTACAAAGCCCCGCCCAGCGGTTTCCGCTGTAG